A genomic window from Camelina sativa cultivar DH55 chromosome 2, Cs, whole genome shotgun sequence includes:
- the LOC104718523 gene encoding uncharacterized protein LOC104718523 isoform X1 yields the protein MDSLLQRYRNDRRKLLEFLMSSGLVTELRSPSGSSASSLSPDLDSLSADYVLDCVKSGGVVDVSKGTKKYNFESSYPVTIHSESRDSFFLVSSPDIAGSPPRRMPPPPVNMEKSSNIGPDMSCHIDSSNTPSSRDSYIFKEETPDIKPLKPIKIIPLGLPPLRTGLSDDDLREAAYELMIASMLLSSVEAYPTQRRKIEKSSRLLSSLKRKDKPHLQPRISNTHSEVINMIRVQMQISSKMDTCIRRNLVQLATLRTGEQIDLPQLALGLLVGIFKSDFPNEKLYMKWKTRQANLLEEVLCFSPSLEKNERATMRKCLATIRESKEWDVVVSASLRIEVLSSIRQVASKLSSLPGRCGIEEETYYWTAIYHLNIRLYERLLFGVFDTLDEGQVIEDASSMLFHMKSIWSTLGITENLHNAIYGWVLFQQFVCTGEPSLLGSAIQELHKVTYAESGNPKENLYLSHLVCSRQTSGTDIHLGLMKAIFTSVSAWCDDKLQDYHLHFGKKPRDFGMLVSLASTVGLPPSDSTRTELIKLDTLSDDVSDKIQSYVQNSIKGACARAAHFAYVKSHGERTHALALLANELSVIAKAEINEFVPLFSKWLPECMMISAMLLHRFFGERLTPFLEGVSSLSGDVRKVVPAAHMLQEELTQLYNCHSRSKLRKPYLHKLKNYEIEKVIRPVMLDWLISQHDHILQWTRRAFEIEEWEPLSVQQRHAASIVEIFRIIEETVSQLFGLHLPVDITHLQALLSLIYHSLDTYLQRIFDQLVDKKFLYPSAPPLTRFTDNVMPVMKRKSLEFSEPDNKIVKILDELTIPKLCIILNTLCYIQKQISATEDGIRKSLTLVGASLDKSSKIETTEAEVENSLTHSEAVDELFATTYDSLRDTNANCITKTRDLIGARAIFWDLRDMFLVQLYNGTVEDARLERILPHVDSVLDNVCGLSYEDSRDMVVLSICRSALEAFVRVLLDGGPTRAFSDSDITLMEEDLSILKEFFIADGEGLPRSLVEQEAKQAKEILDLYSLESDMLIQMLMTASELINMGVSSEQRRLEDAQTIVRVLCHKKDRNASKFLKRQYELPMSSEYEDVTSNLPALSEIVRSTSTRWSTTSQNSFSSIKKKIQEATSEIRNNSGW from the exons ATGGATTCTCTGTTGCAGCGTTACCGGAACGATCGCCGCAAGCTCCTGGAGTTTCTTATGTCTTCGGGTTTGGTAACGGAGCTTCGTTCCCCTTCTGGTTCTTCcgcttcttctctttcccctGATTTGGATTCTCTCAGCGCCGATTATGTCTTGGATTGCGTGAAATCCG GTGGTGTAGTTGATGTATCCAAGGGCACGAAGAAATACAATTTTGAGTCCTCATACCCTGTAACA ATACATTCCGAGTCTAGAGAttccttttttcttgtatcaAGTCCAGATATAGCAGGATCTCCTCCTCGCCGTATGCCTCCTCCTCCAGTTAACATGGAAAAATCCAGTAACATTGGCCCAGACATGTCATGCCACATTGATTCTTCTAATACTCCTTCGTCTAGAGAcagttatatatttaaagagGAAACACCTGACATCAAACCTTTAAAACCtatcaaaatcattcctcttgGCTTGCCACCCTTGAGAACAG GGTTATCGGATGATGATTTACGTGAAGCAGCATATGAATTAATGATTGCTTCTATGTTGCTTTCAAG TGTTGAGGCGTATCCTACTCAGAgaagaaagatagaaaaaagTTCAAGACTATTGTCAAGTTTGAAAAGAAAGGATAAACCACATTTACAGCCTCGGATCTCAAATACACACTCAGAGGTCATCAACATGATCCGTGTCCAGATGCAG ATTTCATCAAAGATGGATACATGCATACGGAGAAATCTGGTACAGTTGGCTACATTAAGGACAGGTGAACAAATTGATCTTCCACAGTTAGCATTGGGGCTTTTGGTTGGAATATTCAAATCAGATTTTCCTAATGAAAAACTCTACATGAAGTGGAAGACTAGACAG GCTAACCTACTAGAAGAAGTCCTCTGTTTCTCACCTAGTCTGGAGAAAAATGAACGAGCAACTATGAGAAAATGCCTTGCAACAATTAGAGAGTCAAAG GAATGGGATGTTGTAGTGTCTGCTTCACTACGTATTGAGGTTCTATCGTCTATAAGGCAGGTGGCTTCAAAGTTGTCATCACTACCAGGACGATGTggtattgaagaagaaacttatTACTGGACTGCTATCTACCATTTGAACATTAGACTCTATGAGAGattattatttggtgtatttgaTACTCTTGATGAGGGTCAAGTCATAGAG GATGCCTCATCAATGCTTTTCCATATGAAATCAATTTGGTCGACATTGGGCATAACTGAGAATTTACATAATGCAATATATGGATGGGTTCTTTTTCAACAG TTTGTGTGCACAGGTGAACCATCTCTTCTAGGGAGCGCAATTCAGGAGTTGCATAAAGTTACTTACGCTGAAAGTGGCAACCCGAAGGAAAATCTTTATTTAAGTCATCTAGTATGTTCAAGGCAAACCAGTGGAACTGACATACACTTAGGTCTCATGAAGGCTATTTTCACTTCAGTTAGTGCTTGGTGTGATGATAAACTTCAGGACTACCATCTACACTTTGGTAAG AAACCTCGTGATTTTGGAATGCTTGTCAGCTTGGCATCAACTGTTGGACTTCCTCCATCGGACAGTACCAGAACCGAG CTTATCAAGCTAGATACCTTGAGTGATGATGTTAGTGATAAGATACAATCCTATGTTCAGAACTCTATCAAAGGTGCATGTGCGAGG GCGGCACATTTTGCTTACGTGAAATCTCATGGTGAGCGTACACATGCTCTAGCTCTACTTGCAAATGAACTGAGCGTCATCGCAAAAGCAGAGATCAATGAGTTTGTCCCACTTTTCTCCAAATGGTTACCCGAATGTATGATGATCTCGGCCATGCTGCTACATCGGTTTTTTGGAGAAAGACTG ACGCCTTTTCTCGAAGGAGTTTCATCCCTCTCTGGTGATGTTAGAAAAGTAGTCCCTGCTGCTCATATGTTACAGGAAGAGTTAACTCAACTGTATAACTGCCATAGCAGATCCAAGTTGCGCAAACCTTACCTCCACAAACTGAAGAATTATGAG ATAGAAAAGGTTATCAGACCAGTAATGCTGGACTGGCTTATCTCTCAACATGATCATATCTTACAATGGACTAGGCGAGCTTTTGAAATTGAG GAGTGGGAGCCTCTATCAGTTCAGCAAAGACATGCTGCATCAATCGTTGAAATATTCAGGATCATTGAAGAG ACTGTCTCTCAGCTGTTTGGTTTACATCTACCTGTTGATATTACACATCTCCAAGCTCTTCTCTCATTAATTTACCATAGCTTGGATACATATCTTCAGAGAATTTTCGATCAACTAG TTGACAAGAAATTTCTGTATCCGTCAGCACCCCCTTTAACTCGATTCACTGACAATGTAATGCCAGTAATGAAGAGGAAGTCTCTTGAGTTTAGTGAGCCagataataaaatagttaagATACTAGATGAACTGACAATACCGAAACTCTGCATAATATTGAATACACTGTGT TATATTCAGAAACAAATCAGTGCAACAGAAGATGGCATAAGGAAATCCTTGACACTTGTTGGAGCCTCTCTTGACAAGAGTTCAA AAATCGAGACTACTGAAGCTGAAGTGGAGAATTCATTGACGCATAGTGAAGCTGTTGATGAACTCTTTGCTACCACCTATGACAGCCTCAGGGACACCAATGCCAATTGCATAACCAAAACCCGTGACCTAATTG GGGCAAGAGCGATATTCTGGGATCTGAGAGACATGTTCCTAGTACAGTTGTACAATGGCACAGTCGAAGACGCCCGCTTGGAAAGAATACTCCCTCACGTTGATTCT GTCCTTGATAATGTGTGCGGTTTGAGTTATGAGGACTCACGGGATATGGTTGTTTTAAGCATTTGCCGATCCGCGTTG GAAGCTTTTGTTCGAGTACTGCTTGATGGAGGGCCAACCCGTGCATTTTCGGATTCAGACATTACCTTGATGGAAGAAGATCTCAGTATTTTGAAa GAGTTCTTCATTGCTGATGGAGAGGGTCTTCCTCGTTCATTAGTTgagcaagaagcaaaacagGCGAAAGAGATCCTCGACTTGTACTCTCTGGAG AGCGATATGCTAATTCAGATGCTAATGACTGCGAGCGAGCTCATCAACATGGGAGTGAGTTCAGAGCAGCGGCGCCTGGAGGATGCACAAACTATCGTTAGAGTTCTATGCCACAAGAAAGACCGTAATGCCTCCAAGTTCCTAAAGCGTCAGTACGAGCTCCCTATGTCATCAG AATATGAAGATGTTACATCAAATCTGCCTGCTTTATCTGAAATCGTGAGAAGCACATCCACCCGCTGGAGCACAACAAGCCAGAATAGTTTCAGTTCcatcaagaagaagattcagGAGGCAACATCTGAAATTAGGAACAACTCAGGATGGTAG
- the LOC104718506 gene encoding E3 ubiquitin-protein ligase At4g11680-like, which yields MSTTTTNTTESDSSSSRVGRSNSDGIIDTTPFLPPTTVSRTISVDEEPNPIHRSARRQGLREAARFLRHAGSRRMMREPSMLVRETAAEQLEERQSDWAYSKPVVFLDILWNLAFVAIGVAVLILSRDERPNVPLRVWVVGYGFQCGLHMACVCVEYRRRRRRRGRGLRHRSSSSSSEDGGLGFTNPSQQYVSLAQLEDRRSTTSNPAKHLESANTMFSFFWWIIGFYWVSAGGQTLSADSPQLYWLCIIFLGFDVFFVVFCVALACVIGLAVCCCLPCIIAILYAVADQEGASKNDIEQMPKFRFRKSSNDEKLSGIMTECGTDSPIEHSLSPEDAECCICLCEYEDGVELRELPCNHHFHCTCIDKWLHINSRCPLCKFNILKNANEEV from the exons ATgtcaacgacgacgacgaacaCCACAGAATCGGACTCATCATCTTCTCGCGTCGGCAGATCAAATTCCGACGGAATCATCGACACGACACCGTTTCTTCCTCCTACCACCGTATCAAGAACCATAAGCGTAGATGAAGAACCCAATCCGATTCACCGATCCGCTAGACGACAAGGTCTAAGAGAAGCAGCGAGGTTCCTACGTCACGCTGGTAGCCGGAGGATGATGCGTGAGCCGTCGATGCTCGTTAGAGAAACCGCGGCTGAGCAACTGGAAGAGAGGCAAAGCGATTGGGCGTATTCTAAGCCTGTGGTGTTTCTCGACATTTTGTGGAATCTAGCTTTTGTTGCGATCGGTGTCGCTGTTCTGATTCTTAGCCGTGACGAGAGGCCTAATGTGCCGTTGAGAGTTTGGGTTGTTGGTTATGGGTTTCAGTGTGGTTTACATATGGCTTGTGTTTGTGTTGAGTATAGGCGGAGGAGACGGCGGCGTGGGAGAGGTTTGCGTCACcgatcttcgtcttcttcttcggaaGATGGTGGTCTTGGGTTTACGAATCCGTCGCAGCAGTATGTTTCGCTAGCTCAATTGGAGGATAGAAGAAGTACTACgag TAATCCTGCAAAGCATCTGGAATCAGCCAACACAATGTTCTCATTCTTCTGGTGGATAATTGGATTCTACTGGGTATCTGCAGGAGGCCAAACACTATCTGCTGACTCTCCTCAGCTATATTG GCTTTGTATCATCTTTCTCGGTTTCGATGTGTTCTTTGTTGTGTTCTGTGTTGCGCTGGCTTGTGTTATCGGACTTGCTGTTTGCTGCTGTCTTCCATGTATAATTGCAATTCTTTATGCTGTTGCTGACCAG GAGGGAGCATCAAAGAACGACATAGAGCAAATGCCAAAATTCAGATTTAGAAAGAGTAGCAACGATGAAAAGCTATCAGGAATAATGACAGAATGTGGAACGGATTCACCTATTGAACACTCTCTTTCTCCAGAAGACGCG GAATGCTGCATTTGTCTATGTGAATATGAAGATGGAGTCGAGCTAAGAGAACTCCCTTGCAACCATCACTTTCATTGCACTTGCATCGATAAATGGCTTCATATAAACTCACGTTGTCCACTCTGCAAGTTTAACATCTTGAAGAACGCAAACGAAGAAGtctag
- the LOC104718523 gene encoding uncharacterized protein LOC104718523 isoform X2, protein MPPPPVNMEKSSNIGPDMSCHIDSSNTPSSRDSYIFKEETPDIKPLKPIKIIPLGLPPLRTGLSDDDLREAAYELMIASMLLSSVEAYPTQRRKIEKSSRLLSSLKRKDKPHLQPRISNTHSEVINMIRVQMQISSKMDTCIRRNLVQLATLRTGEQIDLPQLALGLLVGIFKSDFPNEKLYMKWKTRQANLLEEVLCFSPSLEKNERATMRKCLATIRESKEWDVVVSASLRIEVLSSIRQVASKLSSLPGRCGIEEETYYWTAIYHLNIRLYERLLFGVFDTLDEGQVIEDASSMLFHMKSIWSTLGITENLHNAIYGWVLFQQFVCTGEPSLLGSAIQELHKVTYAESGNPKENLYLSHLVCSRQTSGTDIHLGLMKAIFTSVSAWCDDKLQDYHLHFGKKPRDFGMLVSLASTVGLPPSDSTRTELIKLDTLSDDVSDKIQSYVQNSIKGACARAAHFAYVKSHGERTHALALLANELSVIAKAEINEFVPLFSKWLPECMMISAMLLHRFFGERLTPFLEGVSSLSGDVRKVVPAAHMLQEELTQLYNCHSRSKLRKPYLHKLKNYEIEKVIRPVMLDWLISQHDHILQWTRRAFEIEEWEPLSVQQRHAASIVEIFRIIEETVSQLFGLHLPVDITHLQALLSLIYHSLDTYLQRIFDQLVDKKFLYPSAPPLTRFTDNVMPVMKRKSLEFSEPDNKIVKILDELTIPKLCIILNTLCYIQKQISATEDGIRKSLTLVGASLDKSSKIETTEAEVENSLTHSEAVDELFATTYDSLRDTNANCITKTRDLIGARAIFWDLRDMFLVQLYNGTVEDARLERILPHVDSVLDNVCGLSYEDSRDMVVLSICRSALEAFVRVLLDGGPTRAFSDSDITLMEEDLSILKEFFIADGEGLPRSLVEQEAKQAKEILDLYSLESDMLIQMLMTASELINMGVSSEQRRLEDAQTIVRVLCHKKDRNASKFLKRQYELPMSSEYEDVTSNLPALSEIVRSTSTRWSTTSQNSFSSIKKKIQEATSEIRNNSGW, encoded by the exons ATGCCTCCTCCTCCAGTTAACATGGAAAAATCCAGTAACATTGGCCCAGACATGTCATGCCACATTGATTCTTCTAATACTCCTTCGTCTAGAGAcagttatatatttaaagagGAAACACCTGACATCAAACCTTTAAAACCtatcaaaatcattcctcttgGCTTGCCACCCTTGAGAACAG GGTTATCGGATGATGATTTACGTGAAGCAGCATATGAATTAATGATTGCTTCTATGTTGCTTTCAAG TGTTGAGGCGTATCCTACTCAGAgaagaaagatagaaaaaagTTCAAGACTATTGTCAAGTTTGAAAAGAAAGGATAAACCACATTTACAGCCTCGGATCTCAAATACACACTCAGAGGTCATCAACATGATCCGTGTCCAGATGCAG ATTTCATCAAAGATGGATACATGCATACGGAGAAATCTGGTACAGTTGGCTACATTAAGGACAGGTGAACAAATTGATCTTCCACAGTTAGCATTGGGGCTTTTGGTTGGAATATTCAAATCAGATTTTCCTAATGAAAAACTCTACATGAAGTGGAAGACTAGACAG GCTAACCTACTAGAAGAAGTCCTCTGTTTCTCACCTAGTCTGGAGAAAAATGAACGAGCAACTATGAGAAAATGCCTTGCAACAATTAGAGAGTCAAAG GAATGGGATGTTGTAGTGTCTGCTTCACTACGTATTGAGGTTCTATCGTCTATAAGGCAGGTGGCTTCAAAGTTGTCATCACTACCAGGACGATGTggtattgaagaagaaacttatTACTGGACTGCTATCTACCATTTGAACATTAGACTCTATGAGAGattattatttggtgtatttgaTACTCTTGATGAGGGTCAAGTCATAGAG GATGCCTCATCAATGCTTTTCCATATGAAATCAATTTGGTCGACATTGGGCATAACTGAGAATTTACATAATGCAATATATGGATGGGTTCTTTTTCAACAG TTTGTGTGCACAGGTGAACCATCTCTTCTAGGGAGCGCAATTCAGGAGTTGCATAAAGTTACTTACGCTGAAAGTGGCAACCCGAAGGAAAATCTTTATTTAAGTCATCTAGTATGTTCAAGGCAAACCAGTGGAACTGACATACACTTAGGTCTCATGAAGGCTATTTTCACTTCAGTTAGTGCTTGGTGTGATGATAAACTTCAGGACTACCATCTACACTTTGGTAAG AAACCTCGTGATTTTGGAATGCTTGTCAGCTTGGCATCAACTGTTGGACTTCCTCCATCGGACAGTACCAGAACCGAG CTTATCAAGCTAGATACCTTGAGTGATGATGTTAGTGATAAGATACAATCCTATGTTCAGAACTCTATCAAAGGTGCATGTGCGAGG GCGGCACATTTTGCTTACGTGAAATCTCATGGTGAGCGTACACATGCTCTAGCTCTACTTGCAAATGAACTGAGCGTCATCGCAAAAGCAGAGATCAATGAGTTTGTCCCACTTTTCTCCAAATGGTTACCCGAATGTATGATGATCTCGGCCATGCTGCTACATCGGTTTTTTGGAGAAAGACTG ACGCCTTTTCTCGAAGGAGTTTCATCCCTCTCTGGTGATGTTAGAAAAGTAGTCCCTGCTGCTCATATGTTACAGGAAGAGTTAACTCAACTGTATAACTGCCATAGCAGATCCAAGTTGCGCAAACCTTACCTCCACAAACTGAAGAATTATGAG ATAGAAAAGGTTATCAGACCAGTAATGCTGGACTGGCTTATCTCTCAACATGATCATATCTTACAATGGACTAGGCGAGCTTTTGAAATTGAG GAGTGGGAGCCTCTATCAGTTCAGCAAAGACATGCTGCATCAATCGTTGAAATATTCAGGATCATTGAAGAG ACTGTCTCTCAGCTGTTTGGTTTACATCTACCTGTTGATATTACACATCTCCAAGCTCTTCTCTCATTAATTTACCATAGCTTGGATACATATCTTCAGAGAATTTTCGATCAACTAG TTGACAAGAAATTTCTGTATCCGTCAGCACCCCCTTTAACTCGATTCACTGACAATGTAATGCCAGTAATGAAGAGGAAGTCTCTTGAGTTTAGTGAGCCagataataaaatagttaagATACTAGATGAACTGACAATACCGAAACTCTGCATAATATTGAATACACTGTGT TATATTCAGAAACAAATCAGTGCAACAGAAGATGGCATAAGGAAATCCTTGACACTTGTTGGAGCCTCTCTTGACAAGAGTTCAA AAATCGAGACTACTGAAGCTGAAGTGGAGAATTCATTGACGCATAGTGAAGCTGTTGATGAACTCTTTGCTACCACCTATGACAGCCTCAGGGACACCAATGCCAATTGCATAACCAAAACCCGTGACCTAATTG GGGCAAGAGCGATATTCTGGGATCTGAGAGACATGTTCCTAGTACAGTTGTACAATGGCACAGTCGAAGACGCCCGCTTGGAAAGAATACTCCCTCACGTTGATTCT GTCCTTGATAATGTGTGCGGTTTGAGTTATGAGGACTCACGGGATATGGTTGTTTTAAGCATTTGCCGATCCGCGTTG GAAGCTTTTGTTCGAGTACTGCTTGATGGAGGGCCAACCCGTGCATTTTCGGATTCAGACATTACCTTGATGGAAGAAGATCTCAGTATTTTGAAa GAGTTCTTCATTGCTGATGGAGAGGGTCTTCCTCGTTCATTAGTTgagcaagaagcaaaacagGCGAAAGAGATCCTCGACTTGTACTCTCTGGAG AGCGATATGCTAATTCAGATGCTAATGACTGCGAGCGAGCTCATCAACATGGGAGTGAGTTCAGAGCAGCGGCGCCTGGAGGATGCACAAACTATCGTTAGAGTTCTATGCCACAAGAAAGACCGTAATGCCTCCAAGTTCCTAAAGCGTCAGTACGAGCTCCCTATGTCATCAG AATATGAAGATGTTACATCAAATCTGCCTGCTTTATCTGAAATCGTGAGAAGCACATCCACCCGCTGGAGCACAACAAGCCAGAATAGTTTCAGTTCcatcaagaagaagattcagGAGGCAACATCTGAAATTAGGAACAACTCAGGATGGTAG
- the LOC104718523 gene encoding uncharacterized protein LOC104718523 isoform X3, translating to MIASMLLSSVEAYPTQRRKIEKSSRLLSSLKRKDKPHLQPRISNTHSEVINMIRVQMQISSKMDTCIRRNLVQLATLRTGEQIDLPQLALGLLVGIFKSDFPNEKLYMKWKTRQANLLEEVLCFSPSLEKNERATMRKCLATIRESKEWDVVVSASLRIEVLSSIRQVASKLSSLPGRCGIEEETYYWTAIYHLNIRLYERLLFGVFDTLDEGQVIEDASSMLFHMKSIWSTLGITENLHNAIYGWVLFQQFVCTGEPSLLGSAIQELHKVTYAESGNPKENLYLSHLVCSRQTSGTDIHLGLMKAIFTSVSAWCDDKLQDYHLHFGKKPRDFGMLVSLASTVGLPPSDSTRTELIKLDTLSDDVSDKIQSYVQNSIKGACARAAHFAYVKSHGERTHALALLANELSVIAKAEINEFVPLFSKWLPECMMISAMLLHRFFGERLTPFLEGVSSLSGDVRKVVPAAHMLQEELTQLYNCHSRSKLRKPYLHKLKNYEIEKVIRPVMLDWLISQHDHILQWTRRAFEIEEWEPLSVQQRHAASIVEIFRIIEETVSQLFGLHLPVDITHLQALLSLIYHSLDTYLQRIFDQLVDKKFLYPSAPPLTRFTDNVMPVMKRKSLEFSEPDNKIVKILDELTIPKLCIILNTLCYIQKQISATEDGIRKSLTLVGASLDKSSKIETTEAEVENSLTHSEAVDELFATTYDSLRDTNANCITKTRDLIGARAIFWDLRDMFLVQLYNGTVEDARLERILPHVDSVLDNVCGLSYEDSRDMVVLSICRSALEAFVRVLLDGGPTRAFSDSDITLMEEDLSILKEFFIADGEGLPRSLVEQEAKQAKEILDLYSLESDMLIQMLMTASELINMGVSSEQRRLEDAQTIVRVLCHKKDRNASKFLKRQYELPMSSEYEDVTSNLPALSEIVRSTSTRWSTTSQNSFSSIKKKIQEATSEIRNNSGW from the exons ATGATTGCTTCTATGTTGCTTTCAAG TGTTGAGGCGTATCCTACTCAGAgaagaaagatagaaaaaagTTCAAGACTATTGTCAAGTTTGAAAAGAAAGGATAAACCACATTTACAGCCTCGGATCTCAAATACACACTCAGAGGTCATCAACATGATCCGTGTCCAGATGCAG ATTTCATCAAAGATGGATACATGCATACGGAGAAATCTGGTACAGTTGGCTACATTAAGGACAGGTGAACAAATTGATCTTCCACAGTTAGCATTGGGGCTTTTGGTTGGAATATTCAAATCAGATTTTCCTAATGAAAAACTCTACATGAAGTGGAAGACTAGACAG GCTAACCTACTAGAAGAAGTCCTCTGTTTCTCACCTAGTCTGGAGAAAAATGAACGAGCAACTATGAGAAAATGCCTTGCAACAATTAGAGAGTCAAAG GAATGGGATGTTGTAGTGTCTGCTTCACTACGTATTGAGGTTCTATCGTCTATAAGGCAGGTGGCTTCAAAGTTGTCATCACTACCAGGACGATGTggtattgaagaagaaacttatTACTGGACTGCTATCTACCATTTGAACATTAGACTCTATGAGAGattattatttggtgtatttgaTACTCTTGATGAGGGTCAAGTCATAGAG GATGCCTCATCAATGCTTTTCCATATGAAATCAATTTGGTCGACATTGGGCATAACTGAGAATTTACATAATGCAATATATGGATGGGTTCTTTTTCAACAG TTTGTGTGCACAGGTGAACCATCTCTTCTAGGGAGCGCAATTCAGGAGTTGCATAAAGTTACTTACGCTGAAAGTGGCAACCCGAAGGAAAATCTTTATTTAAGTCATCTAGTATGTTCAAGGCAAACCAGTGGAACTGACATACACTTAGGTCTCATGAAGGCTATTTTCACTTCAGTTAGTGCTTGGTGTGATGATAAACTTCAGGACTACCATCTACACTTTGGTAAG AAACCTCGTGATTTTGGAATGCTTGTCAGCTTGGCATCAACTGTTGGACTTCCTCCATCGGACAGTACCAGAACCGAG CTTATCAAGCTAGATACCTTGAGTGATGATGTTAGTGATAAGATACAATCCTATGTTCAGAACTCTATCAAAGGTGCATGTGCGAGG GCGGCACATTTTGCTTACGTGAAATCTCATGGTGAGCGTACACATGCTCTAGCTCTACTTGCAAATGAACTGAGCGTCATCGCAAAAGCAGAGATCAATGAGTTTGTCCCACTTTTCTCCAAATGGTTACCCGAATGTATGATGATCTCGGCCATGCTGCTACATCGGTTTTTTGGAGAAAGACTG ACGCCTTTTCTCGAAGGAGTTTCATCCCTCTCTGGTGATGTTAGAAAAGTAGTCCCTGCTGCTCATATGTTACAGGAAGAGTTAACTCAACTGTATAACTGCCATAGCAGATCCAAGTTGCGCAAACCTTACCTCCACAAACTGAAGAATTATGAG ATAGAAAAGGTTATCAGACCAGTAATGCTGGACTGGCTTATCTCTCAACATGATCATATCTTACAATGGACTAGGCGAGCTTTTGAAATTGAG GAGTGGGAGCCTCTATCAGTTCAGCAAAGACATGCTGCATCAATCGTTGAAATATTCAGGATCATTGAAGAG ACTGTCTCTCAGCTGTTTGGTTTACATCTACCTGTTGATATTACACATCTCCAAGCTCTTCTCTCATTAATTTACCATAGCTTGGATACATATCTTCAGAGAATTTTCGATCAACTAG TTGACAAGAAATTTCTGTATCCGTCAGCACCCCCTTTAACTCGATTCACTGACAATGTAATGCCAGTAATGAAGAGGAAGTCTCTTGAGTTTAGTGAGCCagataataaaatagttaagATACTAGATGAACTGACAATACCGAAACTCTGCATAATATTGAATACACTGTGT TATATTCAGAAACAAATCAGTGCAACAGAAGATGGCATAAGGAAATCCTTGACACTTGTTGGAGCCTCTCTTGACAAGAGTTCAA AAATCGAGACTACTGAAGCTGAAGTGGAGAATTCATTGACGCATAGTGAAGCTGTTGATGAACTCTTTGCTACCACCTATGACAGCCTCAGGGACACCAATGCCAATTGCATAACCAAAACCCGTGACCTAATTG GGGCAAGAGCGATATTCTGGGATCTGAGAGACATGTTCCTAGTACAGTTGTACAATGGCACAGTCGAAGACGCCCGCTTGGAAAGAATACTCCCTCACGTTGATTCT GTCCTTGATAATGTGTGCGGTTTGAGTTATGAGGACTCACGGGATATGGTTGTTTTAAGCATTTGCCGATCCGCGTTG GAAGCTTTTGTTCGAGTACTGCTTGATGGAGGGCCAACCCGTGCATTTTCGGATTCAGACATTACCTTGATGGAAGAAGATCTCAGTATTTTGAAa GAGTTCTTCATTGCTGATGGAGAGGGTCTTCCTCGTTCATTAGTTgagcaagaagcaaaacagGCGAAAGAGATCCTCGACTTGTACTCTCTGGAG AGCGATATGCTAATTCAGATGCTAATGACTGCGAGCGAGCTCATCAACATGGGAGTGAGTTCAGAGCAGCGGCGCCTGGAGGATGCACAAACTATCGTTAGAGTTCTATGCCACAAGAAAGACCGTAATGCCTCCAAGTTCCTAAAGCGTCAGTACGAGCTCCCTATGTCATCAG AATATGAAGATGTTACATCAAATCTGCCTGCTTTATCTGAAATCGTGAGAAGCACATCCACCCGCTGGAGCACAACAAGCCAGAATAGTTTCAGTTCcatcaagaagaagattcagGAGGCAACATCTGAAATTAGGAACAACTCAGGATGGTAG